TCGTCCACGCGCCTGTCTAAACACGAAGTGCACAGACAAGAAGGAAAGCTGACACGGGCCGGAGCTCAGGACCGCCGGTGCTTGTCTGCCTCGACTTGCGCGCTGGGACTCACGGCCAGGGCATTTCTGTCTGCAGCTTTTCCTGGATGATTCCAAAATGAAGAATTTCATCACCTGCTTCAAAGGTACTGCTGGCGCCACGCTCTCTcgccccttccttctccctgggtgggctccactccccaccctgccGGCAGCCCGCCCGCACCAAAGAAGTGGCTGTCCTGCCTGGACTCAGTGAGACTGGGTGACCAGCCggcgccagccccagcccctggtgcagcccaggacctggaggcCTTGGGCACCTTGCATGGTGAGCAGCCATTCCCTTCACCTCCCCAGACCTGCAGTTCCTGGTCACCTTCTTCTCCCGCCTGAGACCCAACCGCACCGGACGCTACGAgacctccttccccttcctttccccctgTGGCAGAGAGCGCAACTTCCTGCGCTGTGAGGACCGGCCGGTGGTCTTCACGCACCTGCTGGCCGCGGGCAGCGGGCCCCCGCGCCTCTCCTACTGCGGGGGCGGCGAGGCCCTAGCCGTGCCCTTCGAGCCGGCACGACTGCTGCCCCTGGCCGCCAACGGGCGCCTGTACCACCCGGCGCCGGAGCGCGCGGGCGGCGTGGGCCTGGTGCGCTCAGCCCTGGCCTTCGAGCTGAGCACCTGCTTCGAGTACGGGCCCGGCGCGCCCTCTCTGCCCTCGCACGTGCGCTGGcagggccgccgcctcgctctcACCATGGACCTGGCCCCGCTGCTgctcccggctcagcctccctaAGCCGCGGGCGGTAACGGGTTGGGAGACAGCTGGCGCGCCCAGCGTCCCCGTCCGCTCGCCGAGTACTGCCAGCCATTCCCAGTGcaccgccccctcccgccccgcgTCCCTTCCACCCCTTCCCCCCGTGCTGGCTTTCGCGCCAGCTGAGTGCGCGTGCGTGCAGAAGCGGTCACGCCCCGCCCTGCGCTGTCCGTGGTGCTGCCGCGGCCCCGCCGTCTTGGAccctctgctctccccaccccGCTCCGGGCGTCCTCTGGATTGGCCCGCGGTCGCTACGTCAGGCCCGGGTAGCGAGCGCAAGAGGTGCGGGGCTCTGGTGCGCGTGCGCAAGCGTCCCTTGCCTAGCCGCTGCTTGGACCCGGGCCGCCCGCAGGGGATCCGCTCGCCGCGGGAGCGCCAGCTGAGGGGGCGTCTGGCCCAAGGTCAGTTGGCGTGGGGGCGGGATCGGGACTGTCCTGGCGGGGGGTGAGGAACGCAGAGGCCACGCCCTCCCTGAGTCCGGGCGGGGGCTGACCCACGCTGGAGAGGGCGGGCGACGGAGGCGGTGGGGAAGAGGCAGCGGGTCGCAAGGGCAGTTCCAGCAGCAGCGCTGCAGAGGTGGCTAAGGGCCGCCCAGAGACCCTGGCTCTGGCCTCATACTGCGCCGGGGGTCAGGGGCGCACACAGAACCGTCCTACCGCCTCTGCACTTTTGGGGCCCAGGAGACCATGACAGCCCCCGCGGAATCCTGgacgccccgccccctgcccagcCGGATTAGGGGGGTTTCCTCTGATAAAAGGATTTCTGGGCCCCTCCGGCCTGGGGCTCTCATCCCTGCCGGGGCCCTTCTACACTGATCTGCATCTGTCGGTCCGTGTGAGCAGCAGTGCCCTGGGTTCTGAGGAGGAAGccaagcaccctctctgctctggAAGCCTTGCTGCTGGAGACCAGGTGGGCCAGGCCTGGATCCCTGGGCCAGCCCTTTGTGCTCAGAGCAAAGGATCCTAAGGGCCCGGAGAATGCCCTCACCTTCCTGGGTTCACACACATTCTGAGACatctgcccctccctgggccaaAGCTATTCCATTAAAACTTTATTGCTGTGCTTATCTCATCTGTAGTGACTTTAAACAATCACGTGGGGTACAAGATTTAAACCAACAAGGGCAAGATTTAAACCAACACCAGGGCCACTTGGTACCTTTCCACATGACTTACAGTGAGCAGTGAGACCTGGTGAACAGGCAAGTGTTCAGAGGAGACCATGCAAAGTGAGACTGGGGGACTGTACAGCCCGGTCTTCCCTGGCTCCAGATGGGCTGGCTTCTCAGCTCAAGTCCCCACCTTTAAAATTGGGCTCATTGTGCCTAGAACCAGACTCCAGCCTTCCCATCAGTTTGGGTCCACAGTTGCATGCATATATCCCCCATCAAACTCCTCAGTCTCAGAGGTCATTGCTCCCAGAACCCACTTGGGAAACTACACTGGCAACCCAGTTAATGGCCCAACACCCCTCTCTCACACTCAACTTTTCCAGGGCCCCACTTACCCCCAAGGACAGCACCTTTCTGGGAGCCAGCATAGGGAGCACAGGTCCATGGCTTCTGAGTGGACTTACTGTTTTGCCCTATCTCCCCATTCTCTAGCAAGTTACCTGAGAAAAAGCTCCAATTCTAGCTGAGCTGGTCCAGGCATGTAGGAGCAAAGGCTGTACAGAgctatgcctcaatttccttgtgATTAGTGGCTCCTCTGAGACC
This genomic interval from Microcebus murinus isolate Inina chromosome 7, M.murinus_Inina_mat1.0, whole genome shotgun sequence contains the following:
- the C7H8orf82 gene encoding UPF0598 protein C8orf82 homolog, with the protein product MWPPCRALRAQALALARSRGACACGGDGGVSYTQGQSPEPRTREYFYYVDHQGQLFLDDSKMKNFITCFKDLQFLVTFFSRLRPNRTGRYETSFPFLSPCGRERNFLRCEDRPVVFTHLLAAGSGPPRLSYCGGGEALAVPFEPARLLPLAANGRLYHPAPERAGGVGLVRSALAFELSTCFEYGPGAPSLPSHVRWQGRRLALTMDLAPLLLPAQPP